The DNA segment TTCCAGATGATTATCAAATATTTTTAGATAATAATCAGCCATGGGAAGATGATTTAATTGAGGACAATGAAATTGTTGATTTAGCTAGACCTGGAAAGGAAAAATTCTATTCCAAAAAAGAAGTTACTAAATTTATTATCATTGTAAATGGTAGAGAAAAACAATGGTGTGAAAAAACTATAAGTTTTAGGCAAATTGTTGAATTGGCATTTGGAAATTTTCAAGAAAATCCAAACACTGTTTATACGGTAACTTATGCTAAAGGTCCTCATCAAAATCCTGAAGGTAGTATGGTTAAAGGTGATAAAGTTTTTGTAACTAACAAAATGGTTTTCAATGTTACAGCAACTAATAAATCATAGTCCCGACCTTAAAAGGTTACAAGATGAAGGTTATGAACTTGAGGTTAAAGGTGGATATTTACTTATCCACCATATACCTTATGTAACTCATCTTCGAGAAATCAAATACGGTATTTTGGTTAGTGAATTGTCGTTGGCTAATAGTCAAAGGACTATTAAGCCAAGTACACACGTTATCAATTTTATTGGTGAATATCCATGTAATGCAGATGGTAGTATTATCACAGCTATTCAACATGCTAATCAACAAAACCTTGGTCATGGGATTGTGATTAATTTTTCCTTTTCCAACAAACCACAAAGTGGTTATCTTGATTATTATGAAAAAGTATCTACTTATAGCAAAATTATAAGTTCACCCGCTAAAAACATTGATACGTTAGTTACTGAAAAGACTTTTAGGATAAGAGAAAACGCAATTGATACTGATGTTTTTCAATATATTGACACTAATTCCGGTAGAGCGAAAATTAACCTTATTAATGAAAAAGTTAAAGGACAAAAAATCGCTATCATTGGATTAGGTGGAACCGGTGCTTACATTCTGGATTTACTTTCAAAAACCCCTGTGAATGAAATTCATCTTTATGATGGCGATGTATTTTCGCAACATAATGCATTTCGCTCTCCAGGAGCTGCCGGAAAGGAGGATTTAGATACTGTGCCATCAAAGGTTGACTATTATTATAATCAGTACTCAAAAATTCATCAAAAAATTACTGCACATCATAGTTATGTTTCAAAAGAAAATTTGGAAAAATTACTAACTATGTCTTTTGTATTTATATGTATTGATAATGATGTTTCCAGAAAGTTGATTATCCAATTTTTGTTAAAAAATAATATTTCTTTTATAGATGTTGGACTTGGTGTAAACGTTGTTGATGATACACTTATTGGGACTGTTAGAGTTACTACTGGTACGAATGAAAAAAACAATCATTTAGTTGATAGAATTCCATTTGTTGATGAAGGCAATAACGATTACAACACTAACATTCAAATTGCAGAGTTAAATTGTTTAAATGCCGTTTTAGCAGTAATTAAATGGAAAAAACTCAGTGGTTTTTATCAAGATTTACGAGAAGAGCATCACAGCACTTACTCTATTAATGTTAATCAATTGACAAGTGATGATGTTACAGCATAAATTTGTAGAGTTCATACCTGAACAATTGGAAGATGGAATATTGTATATTTCATTTACTTATTGTACAGCCATACATAAATGCGTGTGTGGCTGTGGTAATGAGGTTGTCACACCTTTTTCTCCTAATGATTGGAAAATGACTTTTGATGGCAAAACTATCAGCTTATCGCCTTCTATTGGAAATTGGAATTTTGATTGCAAATCTCATTATTGGATTAGAAATAGTGAAATTATTTACGCTAGAAAATGGACTGACGAAGAAATTAAAGTTGGTCATGAAAAACCAAAAAAGAAAAAGAAAAAATCTTTTTCAAAATGGTGGAAGAAGAAAAAGTAATCTATCGGTTAAATTAGGAACAGGCTATAAAATAGCCTGTTTTTTTTTGGGGGAAATCATAAAGATCTCTGTTTTTAATCTTTTAAAGTTTAAGCTTTTAGATCAATATTAAAAAGCTTTTGAAAGTTCTATAAACCCTTACATCGCATATTGCGATTTGCAATATAAAAAAATATGGCTACTTAAATTTAATGATTTTATTATTGAAAAGCAGAATCGTTACGTCTTTTTCTGCCAAATCATTCCACTTAAAGACAGCTCGTCTTAAGGTCTTTACTTCTCCAATAGATTTGTTTAAAATCCTGCAAAGAGCAGGAATACAGAACAAATTAATTCATTTCAATCATGAAAAATCAAAGAAAAAAAGTTTTGCTGTCGGCTGTAATTATGCTGACGGGTCTTGGTGCATTTGCACAAGGAAATGGTACTGCAGGAATTACCGAGGCTACCCAAATGGTAACCTCTTATTTTGATCCTGCCACACAGCTTATCTATGCCATCGGAGCGGTAGTGGGCCTCATTGGAGGTGTCAAGGTGTATAATAAATTCAGTAGCGGCGATCAAGATACCAGCAAGACAGCAGCGAGTTGGTTTGGAGCTTGCATCTTTCTCATCGTGGCCGCCACAATCTTACGTTCCTTCTTCCTATAATTTTTTGCTTTATGAGTCATTACAATATCAATAAGGGCATTGGAAGAACGGTGGAGTTCAAGGGGCTCAAAGCACAATACCTTTTTATTTTCGCTGGCGGACTGCTAGGTATTCTCATTCTAGTTATGGTATTGTACATGGTCGGCATTAATTCTTATATGTGTCTGATTATTGGCATTGGAGGAGGATCAATCCTCACATGGCAGACCTTCTCCTTGAACAAAAAGTATGGAGAACACGGATTGATGAAAGTGGGTGCACGCAAAAGACATCCCCGTTACATCATTTGCCGTAAAACTGTTCAACGCTATTTCAAATTGACCTCTAAATCCTTCAAGCGATGAAAAATACATCAAAAGCCGCTACGTTAGAAAGCAAGTTTCCGCTATTGGCAGTGGAAAATCACTGCATCATTTCAAAGGATGCCGACATAACAGCATGTTTTCGGGTGCAGCTTCCCGAACTATTCACTGTGGCTTCCGTAGAGTATGAAGCCATTCATTCGGCATGGCACAAAGCCATCAAGACATTGCCTGATTATACGGTGGTTCACAAACAGGATTGGTACATCAAGGAAAATTACGCGCCTGACATCGCTGGCGAAGATCACAGTTTTTTGGCAAAGTCCTATCAGCAACATTTCAACGAGCGACCGTTCTTGAATCACTATTGCTACTTGTTTCTGACTAAAACCACCAAAGAGCGAATGCAAACGCAAAGTAATTTCTCTTCACTTTGCAAAGGAGTACTCATTCCGAAAGAAATAAGGGATAAAGAAATCATCCATCGTTTCATGGAAAGCGTGGCACAATTTGAAAGAATTGTAAATGACGGTGACTTTGTAAAACTGGAGCGTCTAACGGAAGAAGACATCATTGGTGCAGACGGCAAGCAAGGAGTATTGGAACAGTATCTGACGCTGTCAAAAGAAGCGGGAACTTCAATGCAAGACATTGCTCTGGGTGCCGAGGAAGTTCGCATTGGCAATAAAAGACTTAGTCTGCACACGCTCTCAGACACCGATGATTTACCAGCAACAGTATCGCCAAACAGTCGGTACGAAAAACTGTCCACTGACCGGAGTGACTGTTTGTTGTCGTTTGCAGCTCCCGTTGGATTACTATTAGCTTGCAACCACATTTACAACCAGTATTTATTTCTGGACAACAGTGAAGACAACCTACGCAAGTTTGAAAAATCGGCAAGAAACATGCACTCGTTGGCACGTTACAGTAGGGAAAACCAAATCAACAAGGAATGGATAGAGCGCTATTTGAATGAAGCGCATTCCTTTGGACTTTCTTCCATTCGGGCGCATTTTAACGTGATGGCGTGGTCTGACCATCCCGAAGAGCTAAAACTGTTGAAAAACGATGTGGGCAGTGCATTGGCACTCATGGAATGCAAACCAAGACACAACACCACTGATGTAGCCACGCTATATTGGGCAGGAATACCAGGGAATGCAGGGGATTTCCCGAGTGAGGAAAGTTTTTACACCTTCATAGAACCTGCTTTGTGTTTCTTCACGGAAGAAACCAACTACCAAAGTTCCCTCTCCCCTTTCGGGATTAAGATGGCTGACAGGCTTACGGGAAAACCCATTCACCTTGACATTTCCGATTTGCCGATGAAACGTGGCATCATTACCAACAGGAACAAGTTCATATTGGGGCCTTCCGGTTCGGGAAAATCATTCTTTACCAATCACATGGTAAGACAGTATTACGAACAAGGGGCTCACGTTTTGCTGGTGGATACAGGGAACTCCTATCAGGGATTGTGCGAACTCATTAAAGGAAAAACCAAAGGAGAAGACGGTGTTTATTTCACCTATACCGAAGAAAATCCGATCGCCTTCAACCCTTTCTACACCGATGACGGCGTATTCGACATCGAGAAAAGGGAAAGCATCAAAACATTGATTTTGACCTTGTGGAAAAGAGATGATGAACCTCCTACCCGTTCCGAAGAAGTGGCCTTGTCCAATGCCGTGAGTGGCTACATCGAAAGCATCAAACAGGTTGACGATCACCCCTCCTTCAATGGTTTTTATGACTATGTGCAAGGCGATTACAAAAAGCTGCTGACAGAAAAGCAGGTACGAGAAAAAGACTTTGACCTTGCCAACTTCCTCAACGTATTGGAACCTTATTACAAAGGAGGGGAATACGATTATTTGCTGAATTCGGACAAACAGCTTGACTTGCTTTCCAAACGATTCATTGTATTTGAAATTGATGC comes from the Flavobacterium limnophilum genome and includes:
- a CDS encoding TraG family conjugative transposon ATPase; amino-acid sequence: MKNTSKAATLESKFPLLAVENHCIISKDADITACFRVQLPELFTVASVEYEAIHSAWHKAIKTLPDYTVVHKQDWYIKENYAPDIAGEDHSFLAKSYQQHFNERPFLNHYCYLFLTKTTKERMQTQSNFSSLCKGVLIPKEIRDKEIIHRFMESVAQFERIVNDGDFVKLERLTEEDIIGADGKQGVLEQYLTLSKEAGTSMQDIALGAEEVRIGNKRLSLHTLSDTDDLPATVSPNSRYEKLSTDRSDCLLSFAAPVGLLLACNHIYNQYLFLDNSEDNLRKFEKSARNMHSLARYSRENQINKEWIERYLNEAHSFGLSSIRAHFNVMAWSDHPEELKLLKNDVGSALALMECKPRHNTTDVATLYWAGIPGNAGDFPSEESFYTFIEPALCFFTEETNYQSSLSPFGIKMADRLTGKPIHLDISDLPMKRGIITNRNKFILGPSGSGKSFFTNHMVRQYYEQGAHVLLVDTGNSYQGLCELIKGKTKGEDGVYFTYTEENPIAFNPFYTDDGVFDIEKRESIKTLILTLWKRDDEPPTRSEEVALSNAVSGYIESIKQVDDHPSFNGFYDYVQGDYKKLLTEKQVREKDFDLANFLNVLEPYYKGGEYDYLLNSDKQLDLLSKRFIVFEIDAIKDHKILFPIVTIIIMEVFINKMRRLKGIRKLILIEEAWKAIAKEGMAEYIKYLFKTVRKFFGEAIVVTQEVDDIIQSPIVKESIINNSDCKILLDQRKYMNKFDDIQAMLGLTDKEKAQVLSINLNNDPKRLYKEVWIGLGGTQSAVYATEVSFEEYLAYTTEETEKMEVMRLAGELDGNVELAIKRMALQKKENK
- a CDS encoding ThiF family adenylyltransferase yields the protein MLQQLINHSPDLKRLQDEGYELEVKGGYLLIHHIPYVTHLREIKYGILVSELSLANSQRTIKPSTHVINFIGEYPCNADGSIITAIQHANQQNLGHGIVINFSFSNKPQSGYLDYYEKVSTYSKIISSPAKNIDTLVTEKTFRIRENAIDTDVFQYIDTNSGRAKINLINEKVKGQKIAIIGLGGTGAYILDLLSKTPVNEIHLYDGDVFSQHNAFRSPGAAGKEDLDTVPSKVDYYYNQYSKIHQKITAHHSYVSKENLEKLLTMSFVFICIDNDVSRKLIIQFLLKNNISFIDVGLGVNVVDDTLIGTVRVTTGTNEKNNHLVDRIPFVDEGNNDYNTNIQIAELNCLNAVLAVIKWKKLSGFYQDLREEHHSTYSINVNQLTSDDVTA
- a CDS encoding DUF4133 domain-containing protein, encoding MSHYNINKGIGRTVEFKGLKAQYLFIFAGGLLGILILVMVLYMVGINSYMCLIIGIGGGSILTWQTFSLNKKYGEHGLMKVGARKRHPRYIICRKTVQRYFKLTSKSFKR
- a CDS encoding DUF4134 domain-containing protein: MKNQRKKVLLSAVIMLTGLGAFAQGNGTAGITEATQMVTSYFDPATQLIYAIGAVVGLIGGVKVYNKFSSGDQDTSKTAASWFGACIFLIVAATILRSFFL
- a CDS encoding multiubiquitin domain-containing protein; its protein translation is MNAHVGGQDDQKGRPSLLLIVEGKEFNWFEQYITGKQLKELRGLPLDCELFLDIIEPWKDDAILNDEVVDLARTGIEQFYIKQKLKYSVDGKNFETDKQYIKGSQIRRQGNIPDDYQIFLDNNQPWEDDLIEDNEIVDLARPGKEKFYSKKEVTKFIIIVNGREKQWCEKTISFRQIVELAFGNFQENPNTVYTVTYAKGPHQNPEGSMVKGDKVFVTNKMVFNVTATNKS
- a CDS encoding DUF6527 family protein, translated to MMLQHKFVEFIPEQLEDGILYISFTYCTAIHKCVCGCGNEVVTPFSPNDWKMTFDGKTISLSPSIGNWNFDCKSHYWIRNSEIIYARKWTDEEIKVGHEKPKKKKKKSFSKWWKKKK